In a single window of the Mercenaria mercenaria strain notata unplaced genomic scaffold, MADL_Memer_1 contig_4578, whole genome shotgun sequence genome:
- the LOC128553977 gene encoding uncharacterized protein K02A2.6-like — MDTHVDEMCKNCIPCMSASPSTTQEPIKPSPLPKQPWDEVSVDFCGPFPSGEYFMVVICDYSRYHVVEKLHSLSAQTVIPHLEKLFSLFSIPSVMKTDNGSPFNSQIFSDFADRFGFKHRKITPLHPMANGTAEAFMKPLVKTMKTASASGKNFKTEISSFLMNYRSTPHPSTGLSPYELMFNRKMKTKLPQFSVFRKDKYVRERDTKAKMKNKRYADIRRKTKYSTIKPGDKVLVKQNIRNKLDTPFSSSGGKVISRKGSMVTVQHNDRTITRDISHFKPVNSFNDNDQRKSSSDADDTSLRKSGRKRRPPRRFIDE; from the coding sequence ATGGATACACATGTAGATGAAATGTGTAAAAACTGCATACCGTGCATGTCCGCTTCTCCCTCAACAACACAAGAGCCTATAAAACCCAGTCCGTTACCAAAACAACCTTGGGACGAAGTATCCGTGGATTTTTGTGGACCTTTCCCGTCAGGCGAATATTTCATGGTAGTCATATGTGACTATAGCAGATATCATGTTGTAGAAAAACTCCATAGCCTTTCTGCGCAAACAGTTATTCCACATCTTGAGAAATTATTCAGTTTGTTTTCTATCCCAAGTGTCATGAAAACTGACAATGGATCTCCATTCAACAGTCAAATCTTCTCGGACTTTGCAGATCGTTTTGgttttaaacatagaaaaataacACCACTCCATCCAATGGCAAACGGTACAGCAGAAGCATTTATGAAGCCTTTAGTTAAAACCATGAAAACCGCATCAGCATCAGGAAAGAACTTTAAAACTGAAATCAGTAGTTTCCTCATGAACTATAGGAGTACCCCACATCCAAGCACTGGGCTTTCTCCGTATGAACTCAtgtttaacagaaaaatgaaaacaaaacttccCCAGTTTTCAGTTTTCAGAAAGGATAAGTATGTCAGAGAAAGAGACACTAAAGCAAAGATGAAAAATAAACGTTATGCCGACATCCGACGGAAAACGAAGTATTCAACAATAAAACCTGGAGACAAGGTACTTGTGAAACAAAATATAAGGAATAAACTTGACACACCATTCAGCTCTTCAGGCGGTAAGGTAATCTCGAGAAAAGGTTCTATGGTAACAGTTCAACACAATGATCGTACAATTACCCGTGACATATCCCATTTCAAACCTGTAAACTCATTTAACGACAACGACCAGCGTAAATCCTCTTCCGACGCCGACGATACCTCACTGCGAAAATCAGGAAGGAAACGAAGACCCCCTAGAAGGTTTATAGACGAATAA